AAGCGTTGCGCGATGGACCCAAAATTCAAACGGAAAAGGCGTCACGGCGAAGTTCCGGCTGTTGCGACAGGGGACTTGGCCGTTTCGGCGGGTCCACCTGGAGCGCGGCCAGCGGAAAAAGCGGTGGGGGGATTAAAGACGCCTGAGTTGGAGGATTATCGCCTAGCGCCCGTGGATGATGTTCTGGAACACCGGATCATCTTGGCGAGTTGCTGGTGAAGAAAAAAAGTATGTCGGGTTAAAATTCAAGATTGGTGATGACTTTCATTATGGCTGGTTGCGTGTTAGATTAAGTGGTGCAGGAACAAACACCCATCAGATAAAAGCAAAAATTCTTTCATACGGCTACGAAGATGTTCCTGAAACAATGCTGCACGCAGGGAATCTAGTAGGAATCGAAGATTTCGAAACCAAAGAATCAAACGTGTACAGTTTTGGAAACAAGGTTTACGTTAACAACGTTAAAAAAGGATCTTCGATAAATATCTATAATTTATCTGGAAAGGCACTGCTTAACACCACAGCTTCAAATAGCAATGAGGTAATTGAACTACCTAAACACAGCGGAGTGGTTCTTATAGAAATTAATAGTTCTACTCACAAGGTATTTATCGACTAGGGTTTCTATTTAAAAGAAAATTTCTAAAGCCTACCTTTGTTGTAAGAAATTAACAGATTCCAAATGCCTTTTAAATCCCTCGGACTTACAGCCTACCTTATTGATGCAATCACAGAACTTGGTTACGATAAGCCCTATCCTATTCAAGAAAAAGCAATTCCAGTAATCCTAAAACGGAAAGATGTATTAGGAATAGCAAAGACAGGATCTGGAAAAACGGCAGCTTACGTTCTCCCTATTCTGAACAATCTTAAAGGGAAAACCAAAACCAAAAACCGACACATCAATGTCCTTGTTTTAGTTCCTACAAGAGAGCTAGCTATTCAAGTAGAAGAAGTATTTCGCACTATTGGGAAGTCACTACCGTTTGATTTTAAATCATTCGCTGTTTATGGTGGAGCATCTATTAACCCTCAAATGAAATCGCTTCAAAATGTTAATGTGGTAGTAGCTACCCCGGGAAGACTATTAGAATTACATGAATCAAAAGCTTTACATTTTACAGACCTAAGTACTCTGGTTTTAGATGAAGCAGACAAAATGCTAAATCTAGGTTTCAAAGAGGAAATGAATAAGATATTTGCTCTACTTCCAAAAAAAAGACAAAACCTCCTATTCTCAGCTACTCTAAGTCCAGATGTGCAGCAAATTAACAAAGACCAATTAAACGATTCTGTAGTTGTTAAAATCGAATCCAAAACGGAAGATTTAAGTCTAATCGACCAAGTTGGATACTTTGTGAAACCCGAAAAAAAAGGGCCGCTTCTCAGACATCTCATTGAATCAAATGACTGGAAACAAGTGCTTGTTTTTACATCTTCGGTTTACCAAGCAGATGCTGTAGCGCACAAGTTACGTAAGAACAATATTAATGCAGAAGCAATTCACAGTAAGAAAAGTCAAGGTAAACGAAAGGAAGCTTTAGCTGATTTTAAATCTGGAAATCTAAGAGTATTAGTTTCTACTGATCTTTTATCTAGAGGTATTGACATTGCTTTTTTACCTCATGTGGTTAATTACGAATTACCACGTTCTCCTAAAGATTTTATTCATAGAATAGGCCGAACAGGAAGAGCAGAAAATCCAGGCGATGCAATTACATTTGTAGCGGAAGAAGACAAGCATCACTTTAAGGTAATCCAGAAGAAAATGAAACGATGGGTTACAATGATTGATTCAGAAAAAATAGATTTCAATATAACGTAAGGAGGATATCTTACTCCGATATTTTATACCCAGTAAGCGTACTATTATCCAAATCTGGAACGTATAGCATTTGCTTATCCTCAAGGTATTCAAAGTCAGCACAAATAATCTTTTTGTCTTCTACATTTAACCATTCCGTTATAGAACCATCCTTTTTTACATAAAAAATCTGACCATAGTAATTACCTACGATATATCCGTCTTTATATTTCTTAATCCCATCTAAATTACCATCCTCAAATTCCGCTATAACCGTTACCTCTTTGGTGGCAAGATCTATTGATTTTAGCTTATGA
The sequence above is a segment of the Flavobacteriales bacterium genome. Coding sequences within it:
- a CDS encoding DEAD/DEAH box helicase, whose protein sequence is MPFKSLGLTAYLIDAITELGYDKPYPIQEKAIPVILKRKDVLGIAKTGSGKTAAYVLPILNNLKGKTKTKNRHINVLVLVPTRELAIQVEEVFRTIGKSLPFDFKSFAVYGGASINPQMKSLQNVNVVVATPGRLLELHESKALHFTDLSTLVLDEADKMLNLGFKEEMNKIFALLPKKRQNLLFSATLSPDVQQINKDQLNDSVVVKIESKTEDLSLIDQVGYFVKPEKKGPLLRHLIESNDWKQVLVFTSSVYQADAVAHKLRKNNINAEAIHSKKSQGKRKEALADFKSGNLRVLVSTDLLSRGIDIAFLPHVVNYELPRSPKDFIHRIGRTGRAENPGDAITFVAEEDKHHFKVIQKKMKRWVTMIDSEKIDFNIT
- a CDS encoding T9SS type A sorting domain-containing protein, producing the protein MMFWNTGSSWRVAGEEKKYVGLKFKIGDDFHYGWLRVRLSGAGTNTHQIKAKILSYGYEDVPETMLHAGNLVGIEDFETKESNVYSFGNKVYVNNVKKGSSINIYNLSGKALLNTTASNSNEVIELPKHSGVVLIEINSSTHKVFID